The following are encoded together in the Coffea arabica cultivar ET-39 chromosome 1c, Coffea Arabica ET-39 HiFi, whole genome shotgun sequence genome:
- the LOC140035049 gene encoding hydroxycinnamoyl-CoA:piscidic acid hydroxycinnamoyltransferase-like yields the protein MVNLIASHIVKPARPIPRKVMYLSECDQCKPLTHATTVHFYKPENPELLKDATRVLKDSLSEALAAFYPLAGRLYQKDGGRVELRCNSMGALLLEAQSELKIEDFGDFCPTPQIRALIPPIDYNNTPLHEVPLLLVQITKFACGGVSLGSAVSHVIVDGQSGCHFVAEWAKIARGEKSDNQPYLDRTILQQYEECPSSIAPKLQYPDFYPLPVLIGQSSSLEERKKATTCAMFQLSKEQIEQLKNNVNNHNDLVHKTSNHPPFSRFVAVSAHIWKCLSKARMHSPDQETVLYVTVDFRNRLKPPLSGRYFGNAVLPVPARAIAGDLQSRPPSYASSKIKEAIDKVTDEYVRSYLVCMKDMPEVSSSRHFHTVGCAQGLFFGNPNLLITSWVGLDVYKVNFGWGEAISMTPGSLGYDGRLFLIPGPNGDGSLIIPLRLQVEHINAFKKYFYEDI from the coding sequence ATGGTTAACTTGATAGCCTCTCACATTGTCAAACCAGCAAGGCCAATCCCCAGGAAAGTAATGTATTTATCTGAGTGTGATCAATGTAAACCCTTGACTCATGCAACTACCGTCCACTTTTACAAGCCAGAAAATCCAGAATTGCTAAAAGATGCCACTAGGGTTTTGAAAGACTCATTAAGCGAAGCCTTGGCAGCTTTTTATCCTCTTGCTGGACGTTTATACCAGAAAGATGGAGGCCGAGTTGAGCTGCGTTGCAATTCCATGGGTGCTTTACTTCTTGAAGCTCAATCTGAACTCAAAATCGAGGATTTTGGAGACTTTTGCCCAACTCCACAAATCCGTGCCCTGATCCCACCTATAGATTACAATAATACTCCACTTCATGAGGTACCGCTCCTTCTAGTGCAAATCACAAAGTTTGCCTGTGGTGGTGTTTCTTTAGGCTCGGCCGTGTCTCATGTCATTGTGGACGGTCAAAGCGGGTGTCATTTTGTTGCCGAATGGGCAAAGATTGCACGCGGTGAAAAATCTGATAATCAACCATACCTAGATCGTACAATTCTTCAACAATATGAAGAGTGCCCATCGTCAATAGCTCCAAAATTACAATACCCCGACTTTTACCCACTACCCGTCCTGATAGGCCAGTCTAGCAGCTTAGAAGAGCGTAAAAAGGCTACTACCTGTGCCATGTTTCAGTTAAGTAAAGAACAAATTGAGCAGCTCAAGAACAACGTCAACAACCACAACGATTTGGTTCACAAAACTAGCAATCATCCGCCATTTAGCCGGTTTGTAGCTGTATCTGCGCATATATGGAAGTGCTTATCCAAGGCCCGTATGCACAGCCCCGACCAAGAAACGGTTCTATATGTGACTGTGGATTTTCGCAATCGGCTTAAACCACCCTTGTCCGGAAGGTATTTTGGAAATGCTGTCTTACCTGTACCAGCAAGAGCCATTGCAGGTGATCTCCAATCGAGGCCACCAAGCTATGCTTCAAGCAAAATTAAGGAAGCAATAGACAAGGTTACAGATGAATATGTAAGGTCATATCTTGTTTGTATGAAGGACATGCCCGAGGTATCTAGCAGTCGACATTTTCACACTGTTGGTTGTGCACAGGGGTTGTTCTTTGGAAATCCCAATTTGCTTATTACTAGTTGGGTTGGGCTGGACGTGTACAAAGTCAATTTTGGGTGGGGAGAAGCAATTTCCATGACCCCTGGGTCATTAGGTTATGATGGAAGACTCTTCCTTATTCCTGGTCCTAATGGGGATGGATCGTTGATTATCCCACTGCGCCTGCAAGTAGAACATATTAATGCTTTTAAGAAGTATTTCTACGAAGATATATAA
- the LOC113741383 gene encoding hydroxycinnamoyl-CoA:piscidic acid hydroxycinnamoyltransferase-like: MVNLIASHIVKPAKPISTKVMFLSECDQRVPVTHAIVVHFYKPESPELLNDATEVLKDSLSEALVAFYPLAGRLYPKDGGRVELHCNSMGALLVEAQSELKIQDFGDFCPAPQIRALIPPIDNNNTPLHEVPLLLAQITKFACGGVSIGLAVSHVIADGQSGFHFLSEWAKIARGEKSDDQPFLDRTIFQKYEDDHPSSTAPKLQYSDFFPLPVLIGQSSSLEERKMASICVMLKLSKDQIEQIRNKANDQDLMIHKTSNQRPFSRFVAVSAHIWKCLSKARMHSPDQETVLYVTVDFRNRLKPPLPGRYFGNAVLPVPTRAIVGDLQSRPLSYASSKIKEAIENVTDEYLRSYLVCMKNIPEVSGSPYFHTVGRSQGLFLGNPNLIITTWVGLGLYKADFGWGDEIFMAPASLGDDGKLFIIPSPNGDGSFFIPLRLQVEHINAFKKYFYEDI, encoded by the coding sequence ATGGTTAACTTGATTGCCTCTCACATCGTCAAACCAGCAAAACCAATCTCCACAAAAGTAATGTTTTTATCTGAGTGTGATCAACGTGTGCCCGTGACTCATGCAATTGTCGTCCATTTTTACAAGCCAGAAAGTCCAGAATTGCTAAATGATGCCACTGAGGTTTTGAAAGACTCACTAAGCGAAGCCTTGGTGGCGTTTTATCCGCTTGCTGGACGTTTATACCCGAAAGATGGGGGCCGAGTTGAGCTGCATTGCAATTCCATGGGAGCTTTACTTGTTGAAGCTCAATCTGAACTCAAAATCCAGGATTTCGGAGACTTCTGTCCAGCGCCACAAATCCGTGCCCTGATCCCACCTATAGATAACAATAATACTCCCCTTCATGAGGTACCGCTCCTTCTAGCGCAAATCACAAAGTTTGCCTGTGGTGGTGTTTCTATAGGCTTGGCCGTGTCACACGTCATTGCGGACGGCCAAAgcgggtttcattttctttccgaATGGGCAAAGATTGCACGTGGTGAAAAATCTGATGATCAACCATTCCTAGATCGAACAATTTTTCAGAAATATGAAGACGATCATCCATCATCAACGGCTCCAAAATTACAGTACTCGGACTTTTTCCCACTACCCGTCCTGATAGGCCAGTCTAGCAGCTTGGAAGAGCGTAAAATGGCTAGCATCTGTGTCATGCTTAAGTTAAGTAAAGACCAAATTGAGCAGATCAGGAACAAGGCCAACGACCAAGATTTGATGATTCACAAAACTAGCAATCAAAGGCCCTTTAGCCGGTTTGTAGCTGTATCTGCGCATATATGGAAGTGCTTATCCAAGGCCCGTATGCACAGCCCCGACCAAGAAACGGTTCTGTATGTGACTGTGGATTTTCGCAACCGGCTTAAACCACCCTTGCCCGGAAGGTATTTTGGAAATGCTGTCTTACCTGTACCAACAAGAGCCATTGTAGGTGACCTCCAATCGAGGCCACTAAGCTATGCTTCAAGCAAGATTAAGGAAGCAATAGAGAATGTTACAGATGAGTATCTAAGGTCATATCTTGTTTGTATGAAGAACATTCCGGAGGTATCTGGCAGTCCATATTTTCACACCGTTGGTCGTTCGCAGGGGTTGTTCTTAGGAAATCCCAATTTGATCATTACGACTTGGGTTGGTCTGGGCTTGTACAAAGCCGATTTTGGGTGGGGAGATGAAATTTTCATGGCCCCTGCGTCACTAGGTGATGATGGAAAACTCTTCATTATTCCTAGTCCTAATGGAGATGGATCGTTCTTTATACCATTGCGCCTACAAGTAGAACATATTAATGCTTTTAAGAAGTATTTCTATGAAGATATATGA